DNA sequence from the Synergistaceae bacterium genome:
ACACAATACCGACAAAAAACATCAGAAGCGGAGGCTTGACCGCCTTGCGCAGCATTATTACCGACGGCAGGGAAAGTGCCGTTACCGCCATCATCAGCGACATGATGGTACCAAGTCCGACTCCTTTAGCATAGAGGGCCTCCGCAATCGGCAGCGTGCCGAAGATATCGGCGTACATCGGGATGCCTATCGCAGTCGCGAGCAAAACGGAGAACGGATTTTTATCGCCGAGAACCCTTTCTACAAGCTCCTGAGGTATCCAATTATGGATAAGCGCACCAATGCCCACTCCGATAAATATATACGGCGCAACTTTTTTGACCGTGAACGCGACCTGATCCTTCGCGTAAATCAGCCTGTCGCGGCGGGTAAGGTCGGGCGACTCCAAGTCAACGCTGCCTATAGCCTTGATATACTCCTCGACATAACGCTCAAGGTGCATGGCCTCGATCATGGTACCTCCCGCAACTGCGAGCATAAGACCAACTATAACGTAGGCCACGGCTATCTTCGCACCGAATATACTCATAAGAAGTATCAGCGATCCGAGATCAACAAGCGGCGAAGAGATGAGGAAGGAAAACGTCACGCCAAGAGGCAGCCCGGCGCTTGTAAATCCGATAAAAAGCGGTATGGACGAGCATGAGCAGAACGGCGTCACAGTACCCAGAAGCGCTGCAAGAGTGTTTGCCCTGACCCCGCGAAAACGTCCCAGTATCCTCTTTGTGCGCTCCGGCGGAAAGTAACTCTGTATATACGAGATTATGAAAATCAGTACCGAAAGGAGAACAAATATCTTTATCCCGTCAAAGATAAAGAACTGCAGCGACCCGCCTGCCTTCGACGCCGTGTCGAGGCCGACTGCACCGACAAAATGTCCTGCAAGAACATTGAGCCATTTCATCCCCAGCACCTGATTTTGAATAAACAGGAAGAAGCTTCCTATTATTTTCATATATACCCGCCTCCAGACCGACATTACTCTTTCCACGTGATAATATAGATTACATATAGATAAATGTCAATGTATATATAATTATTCTTTTATGTGGGTTTTAGGCAGAAATGAACAATTCCGTAATTTTATATTTGGCTTATAATTATGAAAATACAGAATGATCAAATGCGCAAAAAATTGACTGCTACAGTACGCTCGCGCAATGCATGTGATTTAGGGTAGGTAAAAAATGCGGCAATGATTTAGGAGGTATTGCGATGAAAAAAATATTCAGGGAGCCCGCCAGCGGCTTCAGCCATCTGATCGGAGCCCTTCTCTCCGTTGTTGCATTGGCTGTTCTTTTGTACGTCGCTATAAGAAATCAGGACGTATGGGAGATAGTATCATTTTCTGTATTCGGCGCCAGTATGATACTGCTTTACACGGCCAGCGCCGTGTATCATCTTGTAAACAGCTCCGAAAAAGTCATACGGATACTTCAGAAACTTGACCACAGCATGATTTTTGTGCTTATTGCGGGCACATATACACCTGTGTGCCTTACACTGCTCAGAGGAGCAACCGGCTACACCCTTCTGTCTGTGATATGGTCATGTGCTTTAGTCGGTATCGTGATGAAAATGTTCTTTTTCAATATACCAAGATGGCTTTACACCGGCATCTACATAATAATGGGCTGGATAGCGGTGTTTGCGGTAGTGCCATTGTACAGGGCGGCAGGATCGCAGGCTATTTTATGGCTGCTTGCGGGAGGGATATTATACACAGTCGGCGGCATAATATATGCCATAAAACGCCCCAATATAGTACCTGATTGGCTCGGTTTTCATGAGATATTCCACATATTTGTCATCCTGGGAAGTGTCAGCCATTTTGTGATGATATTGAAGTTCTGTTAAGCCGGTTGGGCAACTGACAAAAAACCGCATCCTGCGCCATAACCCGATAACAGGTTATGGCAGCGGTGTCGGAATAAAGGCGCTTTATCCCGCCTGCTTTCGAGCTTTTTGATCAGCTGTCCTTAGTCAGTCCTCTTCGCTTTTGCAGATACAATCATCCTTGGCTGACGAGAGTTCCTTTACCAGTCCGCCAAGTTCCGCAAACCTTTCTTGAGAAAGCGTGTAGTGCATCCATTTACCATCTTTCCTGCCCCTGACAAGCTCTGCCTGGCAGAGTATCTTCATGTGGTGCGAGAGCGTAGGCTGTGACAGACACAGCCTTTCAAGGATCTTACACGCACAGAGTTCTCCGCATGACAGCATGTCGATAATCATGATCCTGTTGGGATCAGCGAGAGCCTTGAAAATATCAGCTATTTCATTATAGTCCTTCATATGGTCGCCGCCTTTGGATTAAACACTTATAAATATATCTATATATTATACGTCAATATTACGTCGGCGCAATCTTATCGCCGCTGTTTTATGGCCATATTTCGTCACGCATAATCAGTGCCTTTATACTCTTTTTCCTCTTTCTGTCTGGCTACTGACAAAAAAGTTCCCCGGATGGCATACCGTCGCCTCAGTTATGATGTCTACCGCCGGCATGGCCGGACCGATGCCCTACAGCAGCCTCTCAATAAACATCGGAGACGCTCTCTGCTTTAGCGGGACAGGAAGCCATATATAAATAATGCGCAATGGGTTACGTGAACCTGTCATATACTGCACCTGTGCATTACTTATGACCGGTCTATGAGAAGTTGGTTGCTATATAAAATCACTCCATGCGGCTTTGAGCTCATGCACGGCAGGTCCTATGTCCTCCGGCGGAATTCCGGAGAAAGATAGAAGCACAGATGGGAAACCGCTCTCGGCAGTATGTAACGGTTCTATAAGTATGCCTGCTCTCTTCGACGCATCAGCCAACTCATCCGCGCCGGCATCCGTATGCAGTGACAGCGCCACGGCCAGTGATGTTTCAAGCAGGACACAATCTGCGTCGCTGCCGAATTCTCCGGACAAAGCAGAAAGAAGCGCGCGGCTCTTCATCTGGTAGATTTTCCTGCTCCTTCTGAGGTGCCTTTCCAGATGCCTTTCCCTTATGTATTCGGCAAGGGCAAGCTGCTCTATTTTGCTCGAGGTCTGGTCATATAATGAGCTCTTATCCTTCGCCGCTTCTGTGAGTTTTTTCGGCAGCACCATGTATGCGATTCGAACCGAAGGAAGCAGGAGCCTGGAAAAACTGCCGATGTATATGACATGCTCGGGGGCAAGTCCCTGAAGCGACGGCACGGGGCGCGAGACATAGCGGAGCTCGCCATTATAGTCGTCCTCCAGAACATATTTACCGTTTTGCGCCGCCCATTCAAGGATCTGTTTTCTTCTGCGGGAAAGTTTAGACACCGGGACCTGCGGCCTGTTGGAAGTTATATCTGCAAAAAGATCTGCCGCGCGATCCTTCAGCTCTTCGGCTATCCTGTCATCCTTGTCTCCATCCAGGAAATGCACATCCCAGCCGAAATCGAGAAAAATCTGTTCTGCCTGTGCAAAACCGGGCCGCTCCATCACAGCTCTCCCGCTGCGCCCAAGTATCCTGCATAAAGCAGCCAGCAGCTGCTGTGTCCCCGAGGCTATCACGATCCTGTCGGCAGAGGCACTGACCCCGCGCGCCGTATAACAGTACCCGACAAGTGCTTCCCTCAGCTCCGGTTCTCCCTGCGGATCTCCGTTGGAAATGATCTCGTCCTGCTTATTCAGCGCTATACGGAGATGTCTGCGCCATATATCGATATCAGCTGTTTTCGCGTCTACGCGGCCGCCGCGGAAATCATACCGCGCCTGCCGTAGAGGAGCCTCGTTGCGCTGCAGCAAAACCGCATCGCCTGTATTCTCAGGGGGAGAGAGTGCGAAGAACCCGCTCTTGGGCCTGCTCTCTATAAGTCCGTCTATCTGCATCTGCACATAGGCATTCTCAACCGGCGACCTGCTAACGCCAAGCTCCCCGGCAAGATCGCGGATCGACGGCAGACGGCTCCCCACCTCTATCCTGCCTTCCGACAGCGCTCTGGCTATGCTTTCACGCAGCTGGCGCCATAAAGGGACGTCAGAATTTTTATCAATGTCAAGAAAATTATAAAGCATTTTAAAATCACCTCGGATGAAATCTGTCATGCTTAAAATATCTAAATCTGTCCATTGTTAAAATGACAATTAACTCATATAACTATAAAGGGATTTAAACGTATTTACAATAGGGGGAAAAGATTATGACAAACGAGGAACAAATAAAGCTTAACAGAGACCTTGCGAAAATGTTCAAAGGCGGCGTTATCATGGACGTCACGACGCCCGAACAGGCAAAGATAGCCGAAGATGCCGGAGCCTGCGCGGTAATGGCGCTTGAGCGCATC
Encoded proteins:
- a CDS encoding PLP-dependent aminotransferase family protein — translated: MLYNFLDIDKNSDVPLWRQLRESIARALSEGRIEVGSRLPSIRDLAGELGVSRSPVENAYVQMQIDGLIESRPKSGFFALSPPENTGDAVLLQRNEAPLRQARYDFRGGRVDAKTADIDIWRRHLRIALNKQDEIISNGDPQGEPELREALVGYCYTARGVSASADRIVIASGTQQLLAALCRILGRSGRAVMERPGFAQAEQIFLDFGWDVHFLDGDKDDRIAEELKDRAADLFADITSNRPQVPVSKLSRRRKQILEWAAQNGKYVLEDDYNGELRYVSRPVPSLQGLAPEHVIYIGSFSRLLLPSVRIAYMVLPKKLTEAAKDKSSLYDQTSSKIEQLALAEYIRERHLERHLRRSRKIYQMKSRALLSALSGEFGSDADCVLLETSLAVALSLHTDAGADELADASKRAGILIEPLHTAESGFPSVLLSFSGIPPEDIGPAVHELKAAWSDFI
- a CDS encoding permease, whose protein sequence is MKIIGSFFLFIQNQVLGMKWLNVLAGHFVGAVGLDTASKAGGSLQFFIFDGIKIFVLLSVLIFIISYIQSYFPPERTKRILGRFRGVRANTLAALLGTVTPFCSCSSIPLFIGFTSAGLPLGVTFSFLISSPLVDLGSLILLMSIFGAKIAVAYVIVGLMLAVAGGTMIEAMHLERYVEEYIKAIGSVDLESPDLTRRDRLIYAKDQVAFTVKKVAPYIFIGVGIGALIHNWIPQELVERVLGDKNPFSVLLATAIGIPMYADIFGTLPIAEALYAKGVGLGTIMSLMMAVTALSLPSVIMLRKAVKPPLLMFFVGIVSFGIITIGYTFNAFGRMFM
- a CDS encoding hemolysin III family protein, with amino-acid sequence MKKIFREPASGFSHLIGALLSVVALAVLLYVAIRNQDVWEIVSFSVFGASMILLYTASAVYHLVNSSEKVIRILQKLDHSMIFVLIAGTYTPVCLTLLRGATGYTLLSVIWSCALVGIVMKMFFFNIPRWLYTGIYIIMGWIAVFAVVPLYRAAGSQAILWLLAGGILYTVGGIIYAIKRPNIVPDWLGFHEIFHIFVILGSVSHFVMILKFC